A genomic window from Hyla sarda isolate aHylSar1 chromosome 10, aHylSar1.hap1, whole genome shotgun sequence includes:
- the LOC130293986 gene encoding protein kinase C theta type-like: MATTGHGEDGEEEKRKSEGKRKREEEGEDGVKSRREDDGGSEDEEPTPGMATTGHGEDGEEEKRKREEEGKDGVKRRRGDDDRGSEDEEPTPGMASTGHGEDGKEEKKKKEREEEGDDGVKRRRGDEDGGSEDEEPTPGMVSTEHKEDGKEEKRKSEGKRKREEEGEDGVKRRRGDENGGSEDEEPTPGSSQGTSGPYPRLSISRYNLHQVLGRGNFGKVVLASVPGRDTYMAIKIINRREDNEGTIKREQRILLAARDCPFLCHLYAAHQSLERAYFITEYLSGGSLEDLIRICCYLDINNIRFYAAEMVCGLQFLHGQNIVHRDLKPENIMLDAEGHIRIIDLGLAQDGVTASSKIDGVTGTFYYMAPEVLLGQEYYTAVDWWSLGIVLCRMATGRFPFFIGHSKQKVFKAITRKEPKLPPGMDAAIEHLISQLLRKNPDKRLGVRRNIQKHPFFSTIRWEELEERRAKPPCKPFGTVLQNHHLQWPEDTENPHHGTGFNYTSPSWAQ; encoded by the exons ATGGCGACCACTGGACATGGAGAAGATggcgaggaggagaagaggaagagcgaggggaagaggaagagggaagaggaaggcgaGGATGGAGTCAAGAGTAGGAGAGAGGACGATGGAggatcagaggatgaggagccaacacCTGGGATGGCGACCACTGGACATGGAGAGGATggcgaggaggagaagaggaagagggaagaggaaggcaAGGATGGAGTCAAGAGAAGGAGAGGAGACGACGACAGAGGATCggaggatgaggagccaacacctgggatggcgtccactggacatggagaagatggcaaggaggagaagaagaagaaggagagggaagaggaaggcgacgatggagtcaagaggaggagaggagacgaggatggaggatcagaggatgaggagccaacacCTGGAATGGTGTCTACTGAACATAAAGAAGATGgcaaggaggagaagaggaagagcgaaggcaagaggaagagggaagaggaaggcgaggatggagtcaagaggaggagaggagacgagaatggaggatcagaggatgaggagccaacacCTGGGAGCAGCCAAGGAACATCGGGTCCCTACCCCAGGCTTTCCATCAGCCGCTACAACCTCCACCAAGTCCTGGGTAGAGGCAACTTCGGCAAA GTGGTCCTGGCATCAGTCCCTGGCCGAGACACCTACATGGCCATAAAGATCATCAACAGACGAGAGGACAACGAGGGAACCATCAAGAGAGAGCAGCGGATACTTCTGGCAGCCCGAGACTGTCCATTTCTATGCCACCTTTATGCCGCACATCAGTCTCTGGAGCGTGCATACTTCATCACGGAGTACCTGTCCGGCGGCAGTCTGGAGGATTTGATCAGGATTTGCTGCTACCTGGACATCAACAACATAAGGTTCTACGCAGCAGAGATGGTATGCGGCCTCCAGTTCCTCCATGGACAGAACATCGTCCACAGAGACCTCAAGCCAGAGAACATCATGTTGGATGCAGAAGGCCACATCCGGATCATTGACCTGGGCCTGGCACAAGATGGAGTCACAGCCTCCAGTAAGATTGATGGAGTGACAGGAACATTCTACTACATGGCCCCTGAAGTGCTTCTAGGACAAGAGTATTACACAGCCGTTGACTGGTGGAGCCTTGGGATTGTGTTGTGCAGGATGGCGACAGGACGCTTCCCATTTTTCATCGGCCACAGCAAGCAGAAGGTTTTCAAAGCCATCACCAGAAAGGAGCCAAAACTTCCACCCGGGATGGATGCTGCTATTGAACATCTCATCAGTCAACTTCTGCGCAAGAATCCCGATAAGCGCCTGGGGGTGCGTAGAAACATCCAGAAGCATCCATTCTTTTCCACCATTCGCTGGGAGGAACTGGAAGAGAGGAGAGCCAAGCCACCATGCAAGCCGTTTGGGACAGTTCTGCAAAATCACCATCTGCAGTGGCCGGAGGACACAGAGAACCCCCACCATGGGACCGGATTCAATTATACGTCACCAAGCTGGGCCCAGTAA